A window of the Pangasianodon hypophthalmus isolate fPanHyp1 chromosome 12, fPanHyp1.pri, whole genome shotgun sequence genome harbors these coding sequences:
- the rgs9b gene encoding regulator of G-protein signaling 9b isoform X1 yields MTIRNVRDHGQRYRPRMACLKKMEAVVLEMQDPKTGVKSQTQRLVITTIPHAITGEDIVEWISNRFKIDVAEARALGTMMVAFGYIYPLQDHKRLIIKSDASLYRFQTPYFWPAQQWPVEDTDYAIYLAKRNIRKKGMLELHEQEQYNHLHKWMNHKWDFIVMQAKEQYRAGKERKKPDRVVFDCQERAYWVVHRPPPGTVSGMDYGHERLVDPNQEEKKTSDFYRRIIIFTQQCIMRPRVKSSVSIGALVKYTTTYKQHDPFLYPCLPSNPWLTDDVTYWDLNMPNVENPTKMRVERWTFSFGELLCDQRGRADFRLFLKKEFSGENLAFWEACEDLKWGAAATMQEKAQQIYKTFLARGAPRWINIDGKTMEITVRGLSHPHRYVLDAAQTHIYMLMKKDSYGRYLKSSVFKDTQKKAVAPEPHRFSDAQLEQNAKKRRPSLSPIILRQQEEAQKAKLAASGPVDITQLCRYTAPVPHLAVYTGMCESQSTASPGLMTLPNSAVCPSPISVAIDSTPASERRFDGGAPASSHFPSITESTEASVSEESKPLASKSRVALSLSRILRRGCNAPSMFASLSPKCAVTAGGGRVQPLGVEQLAQPQPKRIANFFQIKVDIPPECRIYPIDSEDEEEESPGAAQGGVKEIICPWETVTKHDGAG; encoded by the exons ATGACTATAAGAAACGTGCGGGATCATGGCCAGCGTTACAGACCGCGGATGGCTTGTCTGAAAAAG ATGGAAGCTGTGGTGTTGGAAATGCAGGACCCTAAGACTGGGGTAAAGTCTCAGACCCAGAGACTTGTCATCACCACTATCCCTCATGCCATCACAG GAGAAGATATTGTTGAATGGATTTCTAATCGTTTCAAAATAGATGTAGCTG AGGCACGAGCCTTGGGCACCATGATGGTGGCCTTTGGATACATTTACCCACTGCAGGATCACAAGAGACTCATCATCAAATCAGATGCCTCACTTTATCGTTTTCAG ACGCCATATTTCTGGCCTGCACAACAGTGGCCAGTGGAGGACACTGATTACG CAATATACCTGGCAAAGAGAAATATACGTAAAAAGGGGATGTTAGAGCTGCATGAACAG GAGCAGTACAATCATCTACATAAATGGATGAACCACAAGTGGGACTTCATAGTGATGCAAGCCAAAGAGCAGTACAG ggcagggaaagagagaaagaaaccaGATCGAGTGGTTTTTGATTGCCAGGAGAGAGCCTACTGGGTAGTACACAGACCACCG CCAGGAACAGTTAGTGGGATGGACTATGGACATGAACGACTTGTAGATCCCAATCAGGAGGAG aaaaaaacgTCTGACTTCTACAGAAGAATA ATCATCTTCACTCAACAGTGCATCATGAGGCCAAGAGTGAAGTCATCTGTGTCTATTGGGGC CCTTGTCAAGTACACAACAACGTACAAACAGCACGACCCCTTCCTTTATCCATGCCTTCCAAGCAACCCATGGTTAACAGATGATGTCACATACTGGGACCTTAACATGCCAAA TGTTGAAAATCCTACAAAAATGAGAGTGGAGCGCTGGACTTTCAGCTTTGGTGAACTGCTTTGTGATCAACGTGGACGGGCAGATTTCCGTCTTTTTCTGAAAAAGGAGTTCAGTG GTGAGAATCTTGCATTTTGGGAGGCATGTGAAGATCTGAAATGGGGGGCTGCAGCTACAATGCAAGAGAAGGCTCAGCAGATCTACAA GACTTTCCTGGCTCGTGGAGCACCTCGTTGGATCAACATTGATGGAAAGACCATGGAGATCACTGTGAGGGGTCTGTCTCACCCACATCGCTATGTCCTGGATGCTGCCCAGACTCACATCTACATGCTCATGAAGAAG GATTCGTACGGGCGATATCTGAAGTCCTCTGTATTTAAGGACACCCAGAAAAAGGCTGTTGCTCCTGAGCCACACAGATTCAG TGATGCTCAGCTGGAGCAGAACGCTAAGAAGCGAAGGCCCAGCCTGAGTCCCATCATCCTGAGGCAGCAGGAGGAGGCGCAAAAAGCCAAGCTGGCTGCCAGTGGACCTGTGGACATCACACAG TTGTGTCGGTACACAGCACCTGTGCCACACTTGGCGGTGTACACAGGTATGTGTGAGTCCCAGTCCACTGCCTCTCCGGGACTAATGACCCTGCCCAACAGTGCTGTGTGTCCTTCCCCAATAAGCGTGGCCATTGACAGCACCCCAGCCTCTGAGAGGAGATTTGATGGTGGGGCACCTGCCTCATCTCACTTCCCATCTATCACTGAAAGCACTGAGGCATCTGTGTCAGAGGAGAGTAAGCCTCTTGCATCCAAGTCCCGTGTAGCCCTGTCACTCAGCAGAATCCTTCGGCGAGGATGCAACGCCCCGTCTATGTTCGCCAGTCTCTCACCAAAATGTGCTGTGACAGCAGGGGGAGGAAGAGTACAACCACTTGGAGTGGAGCAACTAGCACAGCCCCAGCCCAAGAGGATTGCAAA TTTTTTTCAGATCAAAGTTGACATCCCCCCTGAATGCCGCATCTACCCCATTGACTCagaagatgaggaggaggagagccCTGGTGCAGCACAAGGAGGAGTCAAGGAAATCATATGCCCTTGGGAAACTGTCACCAAACATGATGGTGCAGGGTAG
- the rgs9b gene encoding regulator of G-protein signaling 9b isoform X2, whose product MTIRNVRDHGQRYRPRMACLKKMEAVVLEMQDPKTGVKSQTQRLVITTIPHAITGEDIVEWISNRFKIDVAEARALGTMMVAFGYIYPLQDHKRLIIKSDASLYRFQTPYFWPAQQWPVEDTDYAIYLAKRNIRKKGMLELHEQEQYNHLHKWMNHKWDFIVMQAKEQYRAGKERKKPDRVVFDCQERAYWVVHRPPPGTVSGMDYGHERLVDPNQEEKKTSDFYRRIIIFTQQCIMRPRVKSSVSIGALVKYTTTYKQHDPFLYPCLPSNPWLTDDVTYWDLNMPNVENPTKMRVERWTFSFGELLCDQRGRADFRLFLKKEFSGENLAFWEACEDLKWGAAATMQEKAQQIYKTFLARGAPRWINIDGKTMEITVRGLSHPHRYVLDAAQTHIYMLMKKDSYGRYLKSSVFKDTQKKAVAPEPHRFSDAQLEQNAKKRRPSLSPIILRQQEEAQKAKLAASGPVDITQVMSKLAQKK is encoded by the exons ATGACTATAAGAAACGTGCGGGATCATGGCCAGCGTTACAGACCGCGGATGGCTTGTCTGAAAAAG ATGGAAGCTGTGGTGTTGGAAATGCAGGACCCTAAGACTGGGGTAAAGTCTCAGACCCAGAGACTTGTCATCACCACTATCCCTCATGCCATCACAG GAGAAGATATTGTTGAATGGATTTCTAATCGTTTCAAAATAGATGTAGCTG AGGCACGAGCCTTGGGCACCATGATGGTGGCCTTTGGATACATTTACCCACTGCAGGATCACAAGAGACTCATCATCAAATCAGATGCCTCACTTTATCGTTTTCAG ACGCCATATTTCTGGCCTGCACAACAGTGGCCAGTGGAGGACACTGATTACG CAATATACCTGGCAAAGAGAAATATACGTAAAAAGGGGATGTTAGAGCTGCATGAACAG GAGCAGTACAATCATCTACATAAATGGATGAACCACAAGTGGGACTTCATAGTGATGCAAGCCAAAGAGCAGTACAG ggcagggaaagagagaaagaaaccaGATCGAGTGGTTTTTGATTGCCAGGAGAGAGCCTACTGGGTAGTACACAGACCACCG CCAGGAACAGTTAGTGGGATGGACTATGGACATGAACGACTTGTAGATCCCAATCAGGAGGAG aaaaaaacgTCTGACTTCTACAGAAGAATA ATCATCTTCACTCAACAGTGCATCATGAGGCCAAGAGTGAAGTCATCTGTGTCTATTGGGGC CCTTGTCAAGTACACAACAACGTACAAACAGCACGACCCCTTCCTTTATCCATGCCTTCCAAGCAACCCATGGTTAACAGATGATGTCACATACTGGGACCTTAACATGCCAAA TGTTGAAAATCCTACAAAAATGAGAGTGGAGCGCTGGACTTTCAGCTTTGGTGAACTGCTTTGTGATCAACGTGGACGGGCAGATTTCCGTCTTTTTCTGAAAAAGGAGTTCAGTG GTGAGAATCTTGCATTTTGGGAGGCATGTGAAGATCTGAAATGGGGGGCTGCAGCTACAATGCAAGAGAAGGCTCAGCAGATCTACAA GACTTTCCTGGCTCGTGGAGCACCTCGTTGGATCAACATTGATGGAAAGACCATGGAGATCACTGTGAGGGGTCTGTCTCACCCACATCGCTATGTCCTGGATGCTGCCCAGACTCACATCTACATGCTCATGAAGAAG GATTCGTACGGGCGATATCTGAAGTCCTCTGTATTTAAGGACACCCAGAAAAAGGCTGTTGCTCCTGAGCCACACAGATTCAG TGATGCTCAGCTGGAGCAGAACGCTAAGAAGCGAAGGCCCAGCCTGAGTCCCATCATCCTGAGGCAGCAGGAGGAGGCGCAAAAAGCCAAGCTGGCTGCCAGTGGACCTGTGGACATCACACAGGTTATGAGCAAACTGGCTCagaaaaaatga